A genomic region of Trifolium pratense cultivar HEN17-A07 linkage group LG3, ARS_RC_1.1, whole genome shotgun sequence contains the following coding sequences:
- the LOC123913756 gene encoding subtilisin-like protease SBT5.3: MGSPTPILYFLLLILLVSLHHTPSFADKKKSYVVYLGSHSHDSSEMSSVDFNSVTNSHYEFLGSFLGSSDTAKDSIFYSYTRHINGFAANLKEEIAAEIAKHPKVLSVFENNGRKLHTTRSWGFMGLEDNYGVISSNSIWNKARFGDGVIIANLDTGVWPESKSFSDEGFGPIPSKWRGICGKGSDHGFHCNRKLIGARYFNKGYASRVTTPLNSTFETPRDNEGHGSHTLSTAGGNMVQGVNVFGQGNGTAKGGSPRARVASYKVCWPPVNGDECFDADILAAFDMAIHDGVDVLSLSLGGSASNLFNDSVAIGSFHAAKKGIVVVCSAGNSGPNEATAENLAPWYITVGASTMDREFPSYVVLGNNLRFKGESLSATRLKHKSYPIIKATDAKLASATIQDAVLCQNGTLDPNKVKGKIVLCLRGINARVDKGEQALLAGAVGMVLANDITTGNEILADPHVLPASHINFSDGVDVFKYVNSTKSPVAYITYPTTKLHTKPAPFMAAFSSKGPNTIVPEILKPDITAPGVSIIAAYTEAEGPTDQEFDKRRIQYNSISGTSMSCPHISGIVGLLKALYPSWSPAAIKSAIMTTATTLDNEAETILNATFIHTTPFSYGSGHVQPNKAMDPGLVYDTPTNDYVNFLCALGYNETQMSVFLKAPHQCHKKFNIINLNYPSITVPNLNRSVTVTRTLKNVGAPATYIVHVQNPNGITVSVKPNVLEFKHVGEEKRFEVKLKVKKGKATKSYVFGKLVWSDGKHYVKSPIVVKAI; this comes from the exons ATGGGGTCACCAACTCCTATCCTTTACTTTCTCCTCCTAATTCTTCTTGTCTCTCTGCATCACACACCATCTTTTGCAGACAAAAAAAAG TCATATGTGGTATACTTAGGAAGCCATTCACATGATTCTTCGGAAATGTCTTCAGTTGACTTTAACAGTGTAACAAATTCTCACTATGAGTTTCTAGGATCTTTCTTAGGAAg ttCTGATACAGcaaaagattcaattttttactCTTACACAAGACATATAAATGGTTTTGCTGCaaatttgaaagaagaaataGCAGCTGAGATAGCAA AACATCCAAAAGTGTTGTCAGTGTTTGAAAACAATGGAAGGAAATTGCATACAACTCGTTCATGGGGATTCATGGGGTTAGAAGATAATTATGGGGTGATTTCATCTAACTCAATATGGAACAAAGCCAGATTTGGTGATGGTGTCATTATAGCAAACCTTGATACAG GTGTTTGGCCTGAATCTAAGAGCTTTAGTGATGAAGGGTTTGGACCAATTCCATCAAAGTGGAGAGGAATATGTGGTAAAGGGAGTGATCATGGTTTTCATTGCAATAG GAAACTAATTGGAGCAAGATATTTTAACAAAGGCTATGCATCAAGAGTAACCACCCCACTAAACTCAACCTTTGAGACACCTCGCGACAATGAAGGCCATGGATCACACACTCTTTCAACAGCAGGTGGAAACATGGTACAAGGTGTAAATGTCTTTGGTCAAGGAAATGGAACAGCAAAGGGTGGTTCACCAAGAGCAAGAGTTGCATCATACAAAGTTTGTTGGCCTCCCGTTAATGGCGACGAGTGTTTTGATGCAGACATACTTGCAGCTTTTGATATGGCTATCCATGATGGTGTTGATGTCTTGTCTTTGTCACTTGGTGGTTCTGCTTCTAACCTTTTCAATGATAGTGTTGCTATTGGATCTTTTCATGCTGCTAAGAAAGgtattgttgttgtttgttctgCTGGAAATAGTGGACCAAATGAAGCTACTGCAGAAAATCTAGCTCCTTGGTATATTACAGTTGGTGCTAGCACAATGGATAGAGAGTTTCCTAGTTATGTTGTTCTTGGTAACAATTTAAGGTTCAAG GGAGAAAGCTTATCAGCTACAAGATTAAAACACAAATCCTACCCAATTATTAAAGCAACAGATGCTAAATTGGCAAGTGCAACAATTCAAGACGC TGTGCTTTGCCAGAATGGAACACTAGACCCTAACAAGGTGAAGGGTAAAATAGTATTATGCCTGAGAGGAATAAATGCTAGAGTAGACAAAGGAGAACAAGCTCTTCTAGCTGGTGCTGTAGGAATGGTTCTTGCCAATGATATCACTACTGGAAATGAAATTTTAGCTGATCCTCATGTTCTTCCTGCTTCTCACATCAATTTCTCTGATGGTGTAGATGTCTTCAAATACGTCAACTCAACCAA GTCTCCAGTGGCTTATATTACATATCCAACAACAAAATTGCATACTAAACCAGCACCTTTCATGGCAGCATTTTCATCCAAAGGACCAAACACTATTGTACCTGAGATTCTAAAG CCTGATATTACTGCACCAGGAGTGTCAATTATAGCAGCCTACACTGAAGCTGAAGGGCCAACTGACCAAGAGTTCGACAAACGCCGGATTCAGTATAACTCAATATCCGGCACATCGATGTCATGCCCTCACATTTCGGGCATTGTAGGCCTTTTGAAAGCCTTGTATCCTTCTTGGAGTCCTGCTGCTATTAAATCAGCTATCATGACCACCG CTACAACATTAGACAACGAAGCGGAGACAATTCTGAATGCTACTTTCATCCATACAACACCATTTAGCTACGGATCCGGACATGTTCAACCAAACAAAGCAATGGATCCTGGTCTTGTTTACGACACACCAACGAACGATTACGTCAACTTCTTATGTGCTTTAGGCTATAATGAAACACAAATGTCAGTGTTTTTAAAAGCCCCTCACCAatgtcataaaaaatttaatatcatcAACCTAAACTATCCTTCAATTACTGTTCCAAATCTCAATCGGTCGGTGACGGTTACAAGGACATTAAAAAACGTTGGTGCTCCAGCGACATACATTGTTCATGTTCAGAATCCAAATGGAATAACTGTTTCTGTGAAGCCAAATGTATTGGAGTTCAAACATGTTGGTGAAGAGAAGAGATTTGAGGTAAaattgaaggtgaagaaagGAAAAGCAACAAAGAGTTATGTGTTTGGAAAGTTAGTTTGGTCTGATGGGAAACATTATGTTAAGAGTCCAATAGTTGTGAAAGCTATCTAG